In the genome of Candidatus Ornithobacterium hominis, the window ATTTTACTATCTTTTTTCCCTAAATACGCTATGGCTTTTTCTGAAACATATTTGTGTGAAATACCATGGAAACCATATACACGAATGTCTTTTTCGGTATAGAAATCATCAGCTAAAGCATATTTATACGCTTTCTCAGGCATAGTTTGGTGGAAAGAAGTGTCAAAAACGGCGATTTGCTGTGCTTTATCAAAAATATTTTCAGCAACTTCAATTCCTTTTAAATTCGCTGGATTGTGCAGCGGAGCCAAGTCAAAAAGTTCTTGAATACTATCTTTCACCGACTGATTGATTAAAGTCGTTTGAGTAAATTTCTTGCCTCCGTGAACCACACGATGTCCCACGGCCTCGATTTCATCAGCATTCTTGATGACGCCTACTTCTTCATTTTGAAGCAAATCTGCTACAACCTTGAGTCCAAACTCGTGCGTAGGAATCGGCTGTAGAATTTTCTTTTGGTTTTGGTCGGTTTTATAATTAACTATACCTTCTTCTAAACCTATTCTTTCAATTAATCCACTGGCAAGGACGGTTTCTGCTGGCATGTCTATCAGTTGAAATTTTATAGATGAGCTACCAGAATTAATAATGAGTACTTTCATAGAATTTTAATAATCTTGTGCTTGAATTGCAGTTAATATAATTGTGTTAAATACGTCTTCTGTAGTACAACCTCTACTCAAATCGTTTACTGGTTTATTTAAACCTTGCAACATTGGGCCAATTGCTATAGCTCCAGTTTCACGCTGCACAGCTTTGTAAGTATTATTCCCAGTATTTAAATCAGGGAAAATCAACACATTGGCGCTTCCTGCCACTTCTGAGTCAGGTAATTTTTTCAGTCCAACGCTGGCATCTACAGCAGCATCATATTGAATTGGACCTTCCACTTTAAGATCTGGTCTTTTTTCTTTCACAATTTTTGTAGCCTCGCGTACACGATCTACGTCCTCTCCTTTCCCACTGCTTCCGCTAGAATAAGAAAGCATGGCAATGCGTGGTTCTATACCAAAGGCTTTGGAACTATCAGCCGAAGATATTGCAATTTCTGCCAACTGCTCTGCTGTAGGGTTAGGGTTGATGGCACAATCTCCCATCACAGAAACTCGGTCATCTAAACACATAAAGAAGACTGACGAAACAATGGAACATCCAGGCTTGGTTTTGATAAATTGCAAGGCAGGGCGAATCGTGTGTTGCGTTGTATGAACCGCACCACTCACCATCCCGTGAGCATCATTTTTATAAATCATCATCGTACCAAAATAGGAGACATCATACATTGTATCTTCTGCCATTTGCTTATTGATTCCTTTGTGTTTTCGTAGTTCATAGAATGTCTCTGTGTACTCTTCAAAACGCTCAAAGTTATGCGGATCTATGATTTCTACTGAACTGAAATCAATATTTAAATTTAGATTTTTAATCTTATTATTAATTTCCTCCTCGTTCCCCAACAAAACAATATCAACCAACCCCATTTTGCTCAAACGAGCCGTTGCACTTAGAATTCTTTCATCTAAGGCTTCTGGCAAAACAATTTTCTTTTTCTCCTTGCGTGCCATATTGATGAGATCATATTGAAACATTCTTGGCGTACGAATTTTATTCTGAAACTGGTTAACGTTTTGAATTAAAGCTTCTGGGTTAACATATTGATTAAATGCATTGACTAAAGCTTCAATTTTTGATTGATTATCAGAAGTTACTCTAGATGGAATACTACCAATGAGTTGCGTGGTCTCAAAAGTTCCCGTTTCAACACTCAGTATCGGAATTAATTTTTCTAAACCAGTCAATAATTGATTTATGGTTTCTTCTAGCAAAATACCACCTGTCAATACAATACCAGAAAGCTGTGGGTAATTGCTAGAAATATGTGCCTGTATAGAACCTAAAATGATGTCTGCCCGATCCCCTGGTGTGATGACTAAGCCATTTTCTTGAATATGATTTAAAAAATGTGGTAATTGCATCGCTCCTACAGCAAATTTCCCTGTGAGATTTGAAAGTAATTCTTCTCCAAACAAAAGTTTCGCACCCAAGTGGTTGGCTATTTCTGCTACCGTCGGATTTTTTAGCTTATCAACCATCGGGATAATGATTTTTTCCACCTTTTCAGGTAGGAAATTATCCAAATACCCTTTTAATTCCTCAATATTTTCAGGTTGAATTTTATTTGCCACGACACCCACTACCTCTACGTCTTCGCTGTTGTAGATTTGATAAGCCATTTCCAAATTTCGATTAAATTCCTTGAAACCCTTCCCTACTCCACTGCTTACAATCAAGGTTGGAAGCCCTAAATTTTTGGCAATATTAACGTTCCAATCAAACTCAAAAACGCTGCTTTCGCCAATAAAGTCAGTTCCCTCTACCAACACAAAATCAAATTGGCTTTCAATTTTTTTGTACTTCTCAATAATGATGTCTAACGACTCGCCAATACGATTGGAATTTCTATTCTCAATCAAAACATCGCGCGTCACACCATACATCTCTTCATAAGGAATCGAAATATTGAATTTATCTATAAAAGTATTGATATGATTATCAGCGTTTTTATCCCCTGAGCTTACCACTGGCCTGAAGTAGCCTACCTTTGCCATTCGCCCTAGAAGTGCATTCATTAAACCTAAAGTAATGATTGATTTTCCGCTGTGTGGTTCTAGCGTTGCAATGTAAATTCCTTTATTCATAGAACAATTGTGTTACTGACAAAAGTAAGAAATTTTAAGAAATTTAATTGAAAAGTAATGCATTTAAAACCATGATAAATTTCAGTAAAAATAACCCGTAGTGCATTATAAAGAAAGTCAGTTGCTTAAAAGCTTAAAATGATTTCATAATATTGATTTAAAGTTAAATACAATTAATTAACTTAATTATTTTTAGTTAAATTTAAGTTAACTGAAACCTTATTTCATCAGTTCTGTGACCAGCTTTAGAAGAAATTACACCAAAATTTTTAAGGGATTTAAACTAGAATTATGGCTAAAATTTTATAAGGCTTAAAAAATTCAGTTGCTTGATAAATTTGTATTTGATAGAAATATTAATCATTGCAGACTCTTTTCATGGAAAATGACTATTTTTGCCCTTTGTTAGAACTTTAAACTTACTAAGAAGAAGGGTAACCTTTTGAGCCTAATTTTATCTGACACAATGATTAACCTTATACTTTTATCTTTATGAAATTATTTCTCTCCCCTGCCAAGCGTCTTCAAACTGATTTCAGCAATGAATGGGGCTCTCTACAAACACCAAAATTCATTGATGAGGCTAAAAAAATCATGCAAGAATTACGAGAAAAAAGCCCACAAAAATTAGAAAATTTAATGGGAATTTCAAGTGATATTGCTGAGATGAACTACGAAAGAAATCAAGTATGGAGTTCAAACCCTCAAGAAAAATTAACCGCTGTACAAATGTTTGATGGAGAAGTTTACCGAGGCTTGACTGATGAGAAATTGAGCGATGCAGCAAAAGAATACTTGAAAAAAAATCTTTATATCCTATCTGGCTTATACGGAATTTTATCGCCCCACAGTACTGTGATGCCTTATCGGCTAGAGATGGGAACCAAGCTCTGGGACGACAAAAGATTAGACCAATTTTGGCAAGAAAAACTGACTGATTTTGTGAATCAAAACACCCAAAAAGATGAAATTCTACTTGATTTATCAAGCATGGAATACATGAAATCTTTGAACCAAAAAAAATTAAAAGGAAGGGTTTATGACTTGAAATTCATGGATTTCAAAAACGGAAAGTATAAACAAATCACCGTTTATTTCAAAAAAGCACGAGGAGCTATGGCACGTTATTGTGCCGAAAATAACATTCAAAATCTAGACGGAATTAAAGCTTTCAACGGTATGGATTATCTCTTCAATGATGAGTTATCTACCGAAAAAACTTTGGTTTTCACTCGCCGATAGATGAGAAGCTTTGTTTCAAAAAAGATTTTTTTAATCTATTTCATCATTGCATTTTTGCTTCGATTTCCCTTTTTCTTTTTAGATGCAATAGATCATGATGAGAGTACATTCATTCTGGTAGGGCAACACTTGGCAGATGGCTTTTTGCCTTACTACGATTTGTGGGATTTAAAACCACCAGGAATTTTTTATTATTTCGGAGCCCTTCTCAGTTTATTTGGTAAAAAATTATGGCTCATTCGCTTAAGTGGTGTTATTTTAGTCTCATTTTCAGCTTGGTTTTGCTATAAAATTAGTCTAAATTTTGTAGAGAAAAAATCAGCTTTTTGGGCAGGAATTCTCTGTATTTATTTACTCTCGGTTTTTGGTACGATGCAAGGTGTGATGTCAGAGCACATCGGGATTTTACCTTTTTTATTAGCATTCTATTATTTGCTAAAACCTTTGAATTGGAAAAACACTATCATCATCGGTTTTGGGTTTGGCTTAGCATTCATTTGCCGACTGAACTTAGCTTACCCAGCCGTAGTGGTTTTGCTTCTCTCCTATTTTTTTGAGCAAAATTTTTTAAGCCTTAAAAAAAAATCAAATTATTTCATCATTATAATTAGCGGGTTTTCAGTACTTTTTTTAGCAGCCTTTCCTTATTTTCTAAAAAATGATTTACACTTTCTTTACCAAACAGTCATTAAAGCTTCACTCGCTTATTCAAATGCAGATTGGGCGGCCGTTATTTCCACATTGCCTTCGATTTTTATTTTTCTAAGCCTTACATTTTCATTCATTTTTTTAAATCTTCAGAAAAAATCTTTTGGGCGAAACGCCATCCTTTTGAGCGGCGTTTTATTTGGAATGATTTTCATGTTTTTGAAAAGTGGGAAAATTAACGGGCATTATTTGATTCAGATTTACCCCTTTTTATGTGTAATTTTTGTTTATTTGATTAAAAATTATTTTGTTAAAATTCGCTATCAAAAAGTTCAAAAATTCATTGCCCTATTTTTCATCCTAGCTGCCAGTGAAAGTTATTTTCAATACTTCAAATTGATTCAGCATCAGTATACTACATCTTCTTGGTTGATGGGTGATGCTTTTGAAATCAGTGATTGGCTAGAAAAAAATCATCCTCTTGAGAAAAATTTATTTTTCATGAAAAGTCATTTGGGCTATTGGCTGACCCAAACCCAACCTCCCACACCCGTGGTAACGCACCCTACAAATGTGTACCGAGAGACAGCTTATCTATATTTGAAATCACCAAGAAAATCACCAGCAGTTGAATTAAATTACATTTTCAATGATTTACAACCGAAATTCATTATCGAGAAAAAAGATTATTTAGAAAGAAATAAAAATCCAAACAA includes:
- a CDS encoding acetate/propionate family kinase encodes the protein MKVLIINSGSSSIKFQLIDMPAETVLASGLIERIGLEEGIVNYKTDQNQKKILQPIPTHEFGLKVVADLLQNEEVGVIKNADEIEAVGHRVVHGGKKFTQTTLINQSVKDSIQELFDLAPLHNPANLKGIEVAENIFDKAQQIAVFDTSFHQTMPEKAYKYALADDFYTEKDIRVYGFHGISHKYVSEKAIAYLGKKDSKIICLHLGNGCSATAVLNGKSIDHSLGFGPNEGFIMGTRTGSLDQGIIFYLMNKYNYSAEELNRIFTKESGMLGMTGFSDLRDIEDRAEKGDEKCQLALEMNAYRIKKEIGSYAAAMNGLDALVFTAGIGENSDIIRDLVCRDMDYFGIELNPELNKIRAKEIREIQKETARVKIIVIPTNEELEIAKQTFQLLN
- the pta gene encoding phosphate acetyltransferase, with translation MNKGIYIATLEPHSGKSIITLGLMNALLGRMAKVGYFRPVVSSGDKNADNHINTFIDKFNISIPYEEMYGVTRDVLIENRNSNRIGESLDIIIEKYKKIESQFDFVLVEGTDFIGESSVFEFDWNVNIAKNLGLPTLIVSSGVGKGFKEFNRNLEMAYQIYNSEDVEVVGVVANKIQPENIEELKGYLDNFLPEKVEKIIIPMVDKLKNPTVAEIANHLGAKLLFGEELLSNLTGKFAVGAMQLPHFLNHIQENGLVITPGDRADIILGSIQAHISSNYPQLSGIVLTGGILLEETINQLLTGLEKLIPILSVETGTFETTQLIGSIPSRVTSDNQSKIEALVNAFNQYVNPEALIQNVNQFQNKIRTPRMFQYDLINMARKEKKKIVLPEALDERILSATARLSKMGLVDIVLLGNEEEINNKIKNLNLNIDFSSVEIIDPHNFERFEEYTETFYELRKHKGINKQMAEDTMYDVSYFGTMMIYKNDAHGMVSGAVHTTQHTIRPALQFIKTKPGCSIVSSVFFMCLDDRVSVMGDCAINPNPTAEQLAEIAISSADSSKAFGIEPRIAMLSYSSGSSGKGEDVDRVREATKIVKEKRPDLKVEGPIQYDAAVDASVGLKKLPDSEVAGSANVLIFPDLNTGNNTYKAVQRETGAIAIGPMLQGLNKPVNDLSRGCTTEDVFNTIILTAIQAQDY
- a CDS encoding YaaA family protein; the protein is MKLFLSPAKRLQTDFSNEWGSLQTPKFIDEAKKIMQELREKSPQKLENLMGISSDIAEMNYERNQVWSSNPQEKLTAVQMFDGEVYRGLTDEKLSDAAKEYLKKNLYILSGLYGILSPHSTVMPYRLEMGTKLWDDKRLDQFWQEKLTDFVNQNTQKDEILLDLSSMEYMKSLNQKKLKGRVYDLKFMDFKNGKYKQITVYFKKARGAMARYCAENNIQNLDGIKAFNGMDYLFNDELSTEKTLVFTRR
- a CDS encoding ArnT family glycosyltransferase gives rise to the protein MRSFVSKKIFLIYFIIAFLLRFPFFFLDAIDHDESTFILVGQHLADGFLPYYDLWDLKPPGIFYYFGALLSLFGKKLWLIRLSGVILVSFSAWFCYKISLNFVEKKSAFWAGILCIYLLSVFGTMQGVMSEHIGILPFLLAFYYLLKPLNWKNTIIIGFGFGLAFICRLNLAYPAVVVLLLSYFFEQNFLSLKKKSNYFIIIISGFSVLFLAAFPYFLKNDLHFLYQTVIKASLAYSNADWAAVISTLPSIFIFLSLTFSFIFLNLQKKSFGRNAILLSGVLFGMIFMFLKSGKINGHYLIQIYPFLCVIFVYLIKNYFVKIRYQKVQKFIALFFILAASESYFQYFKLIQHQYTTSSWLMGDAFEISDWLEKNHPLEKNLFFMKSHLGYWLTQTQPPTPVVTHPTNVYRETAYLYLKSPRKSPAVELNYIFNDLQPKFIIEKKDYLERNKNPNNPFFGFYKAYQKVYETKSAVILERK